Proteins encoded together in one Falco biarmicus isolate bFalBia1 chromosome 4, bFalBia1.pri, whole genome shotgun sequence window:
- the LOC130149109 gene encoding coiled-coil domain-containing protein 81-like: MEVCCTVALSVELSSLFRTLLLLSTMEVVAIWDAVSAYILGQLKLGKGVLVTGLGTFATVQERFQGEEEVYVVRRPIFKLDIAEISLRELAFPTEVIPDDVKIEPLNYRWLSRTTSFPQHVVQSCVQETILLYSFQLRNRQHLAFAFKDIGVLSFTDDVLCMRFYRDCVTGLESKASWIALLNTRLWMPSAAASGGETSTRGMQAAPAHAFPRFRFTVVSRAVAKALSAWAKKAAAKSRLRQGAEAHPGKLLQRRTKLSLPALPSQGPGTRQKDMGKKTSESVLPPCPGSSPRMKEAGKAGRQEPASPAKPTSTLPSSDDCQRALQEVWQLSAEWEQVRPKWQVHLEQAKAEWAAWEAWSAGKDRQPPQALGTGGTWTPHPPAQPRREAVKERWRKAPTRLPAEQKTAATPLQRLQPDRLSPRAVQVLRRLEPYLERKEIFKYVAENRRRLQEQQKQLPCTRCWYRSRGEGAGSSGCSSGC, translated from the exons ATGGAGGTCTGCTGCACAGTGGCACTCAGCGTGGAGCTCAGCAGCTTATTCCGAACgctcctgcttctctccacCATGG aggTTGTGGCTATCTGGGATGCTGTGTCTGCATACATCCTGGGACAGCTGAAGCTGGGCAAG GGGGTCCTGGTCACAGGACTCGGGACCTTTGCTACGGTGCAAGAGCGATTCCAAGGTGAAGAAGAGGTGTACGTGGTTCGAAGACCCATCTTCAAGCTGGACATTGCTGAGATATCTCTGCGGGAGCTAGCGTTCCCCACAGAGGTTATACCTG ACGATGTCAAGATCGAGCCGCTGAACTACAGATGGCTATCGCGAACCACTTCCTTCCCACAGCAtgtggtgcagagctgtgtgcaagAGACCATACTCTTGTACTCTTTCCAGCTGAGGAACAGGCAGCACCTTGCCTTCGCCTTCAAGGACATTGGCGTTCTGTCCTTCACCGATGATGTCCTGTGCATGCGGTTCTATCGCGACTGCgtcacagggctggagagcaagGCCAGCTGGATTGCGCTGCTCAACACT AGGCTGTGGATGCCCAGTGCAGCTGCCTCCGGTGGAGAGACCAGCACTCGGGGgatgcaggctgctcctgcccacgcCTTCCCCAG GTTTCGCTTTACGGtggtcagcagagcagtggccaaGGCTTTGTCCGCCTGGGCcaagaaggctgcagcaaagtccAGGCTCAGACAAG GTGCAGAGGCGCATCctggcaagctgctgcagagacggACGAAGCTTTCCCTTCCTGCACTGCCAAGTCAGGGGCCAGGCACAAGACAGAAAGACATGGGCAAGAAGACTTCTGAGAG TGTGCTCCCCCCGTgtccaggcagctcccccaggatgaaggaggcaggcaaggcaggcaggcaggagcccgCTTCTCCAGCCAAGCCCACCTCTACACTCCCATCCTCAGACGACTGCCAGAGAGCGCTGCAG GAGGTCTGGCAACTGTCTGCAGAGTGGGAGCAAGTGAGGCCCAAGTGGCAAGTGCATCTTgagcaagcaaaggcagagtgGGCGGCGTGGGAAGCCTGGTCTGCGGGGAAGGACCGACAGCCGCCCCAG GCACTCGGCACTGGAGGCACATGGActccccaccctccagcccagcccaggagagaggcagtcaaggagaggtggagaaaggctCCAACCCGTCTCCCAGCagaacagaagacagcagcaaccCCGCTGCAGAGACTCCAGCCCGA CCGCCTTTCCCCACGAGCGGTCCAGGTCCTCAGAAGGCTGGAGCCATACCTTGAGCGCAAGGAAATATTCAAGTACGTCGCTGAGAACAGGAGGCGGCTtcaagagcagcagaagcagctcccCTG CACCAGATGCTGGTACCgcagcagaggggaaggtgCCGGGAGCAGTGGCTGTAGCAGTGGCTGTTAG